Proteins encoded in a region of the Podarcis muralis chromosome 2, rPodMur119.hap1.1, whole genome shotgun sequence genome:
- the NACC1 gene encoding nucleus accumbens-associated protein 1 isoform X2 — translation MAQILQMEIPNFGNSILECLNEQRLQGLYCDVSVVVKGHAFKAHRAVLAASSCYFRDLFNNSKSTVVELPAAVQPQSFQQILSFCYTGRLSMNVGDQFLLMYTAGFLQIQEIMEKGTEFFLKVSSPSCDSQGLHTEEAPSSEPQSPVAQTSTWPSGNTPLPLVSRVKTEQQESDSVQCTFVVKRLWESSQKEGGGGGGGGGGSNGSRKMAKISSQQELSGGNRQAQQQQQQQQQQSQQQGALTGGSGGAGVVSGPSTSDQTSPGTSSAYTSDSPSSYHNEEDEEEDAPEEGSDEQYRQICNMYTMYSMMNVGQTEKVEALPDQVASESRNRIRVRQDLASLPAELINQIGNRCHPKLYDEGDPAEKLELVTGLVSFPCLGTNVYITRAQLMNCHVSAGTRHKVLLRRLLASFFDRNTLANSCGTGIRSSTNDPSRKPLDSRVLHAVKFYCQNFAPNFKESEMNAIAADMCTNARRVVRKSWIPKLKLLMAEGDTYTTFINDTGKMEPDIMGVEHSFETGSHDGDAGTSTEGLQ, via the exons atggCTCAGATTCTCCAGATGGAGATCCCCAACTTTGGTAACAGCATCCTGGAGTGCCTGAACGAGCAGCGATTGCAGGGCCTGTACTGTGACGTCTCGGTGGTGGTGAAGGGGCATGCCTTCAAGGCACACCGGGCTGTGCTGGCGGCCAGCAGCTGCTACTTCCGGGACCTTTTCAACAACAGCAAGAGCACGGTGGTGGAGCTTCCTGCTGCTGTGCAGCCCCAGTCCTTCCAGCAGATCCTCAGCTTCTGCTACACCGGCCGCCTCAGCATGAACGTAGGCGACCAGTTCCTGCTAATGTACACGGCTGGGTTCCTGCAGATCCAGGAGATCATGGAGAAGGGGACTGAGTTCTTCTTGAAGGTCAGCTCGCCCAGCTGCGATTCCCAAGGCTTGCACACCGAAGAGGCACCTTCCTCTGAGCCACAGAGCCCCGTGGCCCAGACCTCCACCTGGCCCTCTGGCAACACCCCCCTGCCCCTGGTCTCTCGCGTAAAGACAGAGCAGCAGGAGTCGGACTCTGTCCAGTGCACATTTGTGGTTAAGCGGCTCTGGGAAAGCAGCCAGAAGGAAGGGGGAGGTGGAGGCGGAGGTGGAGGCGGCAGTAACGGCAGCCGCAAAATGGCCAAGATCTCCTCGCAGCAGGAGCTGAGCGGGGGTAACCGacaggcgcagcagcagcagcagcaacagcaacagcagtctCAACAGCAGGGGGCGCtaacgggaggcagtggaggggcAGGCGTGGTCAGTGGCCCCAGCACATCAGACCAGACGAGCCCTGGTACCTCCAGTGCCTACACTAGTGACAGCCCCAGTTCCTACCACAATgaggaagacgaggaggaggacgCTCCCGAGGAGGGCTCTGACGAGCAGTACCGGCAGATCTGCAACATGTACACGATGTACAGCATGATGAATGTAGGCCAGacgg AGAAAGTGGAAGCGCTGCCAGACCAGGTGGCCTCCGAGTCTCGCAACCGGATACGGGTGCGGCAGGATTTGGCTTCGCTGCCCGCTGAGCTCATCAACCAGATTGGGAACCGGTGCCACCCCAAGTTGTACGATGAGGGGGACCCAGCTGAGAAGCTGGAACTTGTGACAG GCCTTGTCTCTTTTCCCTGCCTAGGTACCAACGTGTACATCACCCGGGCACAGCTGATGAACTGTCATGTCAGTGCTGGGACACGACACAAAGTGCTTCTCAGACGACTACTAGCATCTTTCTTTGACCG GAACACCCTTGCCAACAGTTGTGGCACTGGAATCCGCTCCTCCACCAACGACCCTAGCCGGAAACCCCTCGACAGCCGGGTGCTGCATGCTGTGAAGT TTTATTGCCAGAACTTTGCCCCCAACTTCAAGGAGAGCGAGATGAATGCAATTGCTGCTGATATGTGCACGAACGCGCGGCGCGTTGTCCGCAAGAGCTGGATCCCCAAACTGAAACTACTGATGGCCGAGGGCGACACTTACACCACCTTCATCAATGACACTGGCAAGATGGAGCCAGACATCATGGGGGTGGAGCACAGCTTCGAGACGGGCAGCCATGACGGTGACGCAGGCACCTCCACCGAGGGCCTCCAGTAA
- the NACC1 gene encoding nucleus accumbens-associated protein 1 isoform X1: protein MAQILQMEIPNFGNSILECLNEQRLQGLYCDVSVVVKGHAFKAHRAVLAASSCYFRDLFNNSKSTVVELPAAVQPQSFQQILSFCYTGRLSMNVGDQFLLMYTAGFLQIQEIMEKGTEFFLKVSSPSCDSQGLHTEEAPSSEPQSPVAQTSTWPSGNTPLPLVSRVKTEQQESDSVQCTFVVKRLWESSQKEGGGGGGGGGGSNGSRKMAKISSQQELSGGNRQAQQQQQQQQQQSQQQGALTGGSGGAGVVSGPSTSDQTSPGTSSAYTSDSPSSYHNEEDEEEDAPEEGSDEQYRQICNMYTMYSMMNVGQTAEKVEALPDQVASESRNRIRVRQDLASLPAELINQIGNRCHPKLYDEGDPAEKLELVTGLVSFPCLGTNVYITRAQLMNCHVSAGTRHKVLLRRLLASFFDRNTLANSCGTGIRSSTNDPSRKPLDSRVLHAVKFYCQNFAPNFKESEMNAIAADMCTNARRVVRKSWIPKLKLLMAEGDTYTTFINDTGKMEPDIMGVEHSFETGSHDGDAGTSTEGLQ from the exons atggCTCAGATTCTCCAGATGGAGATCCCCAACTTTGGTAACAGCATCCTGGAGTGCCTGAACGAGCAGCGATTGCAGGGCCTGTACTGTGACGTCTCGGTGGTGGTGAAGGGGCATGCCTTCAAGGCACACCGGGCTGTGCTGGCGGCCAGCAGCTGCTACTTCCGGGACCTTTTCAACAACAGCAAGAGCACGGTGGTGGAGCTTCCTGCTGCTGTGCAGCCCCAGTCCTTCCAGCAGATCCTCAGCTTCTGCTACACCGGCCGCCTCAGCATGAACGTAGGCGACCAGTTCCTGCTAATGTACACGGCTGGGTTCCTGCAGATCCAGGAGATCATGGAGAAGGGGACTGAGTTCTTCTTGAAGGTCAGCTCGCCCAGCTGCGATTCCCAAGGCTTGCACACCGAAGAGGCACCTTCCTCTGAGCCACAGAGCCCCGTGGCCCAGACCTCCACCTGGCCCTCTGGCAACACCCCCCTGCCCCTGGTCTCTCGCGTAAAGACAGAGCAGCAGGAGTCGGACTCTGTCCAGTGCACATTTGTGGTTAAGCGGCTCTGGGAAAGCAGCCAGAAGGAAGGGGGAGGTGGAGGCGGAGGTGGAGGCGGCAGTAACGGCAGCCGCAAAATGGCCAAGATCTCCTCGCAGCAGGAGCTGAGCGGGGGTAACCGacaggcgcagcagcagcagcagcaacagcaacagcagtctCAACAGCAGGGGGCGCtaacgggaggcagtggaggggcAGGCGTGGTCAGTGGCCCCAGCACATCAGACCAGACGAGCCCTGGTACCTCCAGTGCCTACACTAGTGACAGCCCCAGTTCCTACCACAATgaggaagacgaggaggaggacgCTCCCGAGGAGGGCTCTGACGAGCAGTACCGGCAGATCTGCAACATGTACACGATGTACAGCATGATGAATGTAGGCCAGacgg CAGAGAAAGTGGAAGCGCTGCCAGACCAGGTGGCCTCCGAGTCTCGCAACCGGATACGGGTGCGGCAGGATTTGGCTTCGCTGCCCGCTGAGCTCATCAACCAGATTGGGAACCGGTGCCACCCCAAGTTGTACGATGAGGGGGACCCAGCTGAGAAGCTGGAACTTGTGACAG GCCTTGTCTCTTTTCCCTGCCTAGGTACCAACGTGTACATCACCCGGGCACAGCTGATGAACTGTCATGTCAGTGCTGGGACACGACACAAAGTGCTTCTCAGACGACTACTAGCATCTTTCTTTGACCG GAACACCCTTGCCAACAGTTGTGGCACTGGAATCCGCTCCTCCACCAACGACCCTAGCCGGAAACCCCTCGACAGCCGGGTGCTGCATGCTGTGAAGT TTTATTGCCAGAACTTTGCCCCCAACTTCAAGGAGAGCGAGATGAATGCAATTGCTGCTGATATGTGCACGAACGCGCGGCGCGTTGTCCGCAAGAGCTGGATCCCCAAACTGAAACTACTGATGGCCGAGGGCGACACTTACACCACCTTCATCAATGACACTGGCAAGATGGAGCCAGACATCATGGGGGTGGAGCACAGCTTCGAGACGGGCAGCCATGACGGTGACGCAGGCACCTCCACCGAGGGCCTCCAGTAA
- the NACC1 gene encoding nucleus accumbens-associated protein 1 isoform X3 gives MAQILQMEIPNFGNSILECLNEQRLQGLYCDVSVVVKGHAFKAHRAVLAASSCYFRDLFNNSKSTVVELPAAVQPQSFQQILSFCYTGRLSMNVGDQFLLMYTAGFLQIQEIMEKGTEFFLKVSSPSCDSQGLHTEEAPSSEPQSPVAQTSTWPSGNTPLPLVSRVKTEQQESDSVQCTFVVKRLWESSQKEGGGGGGGGGGSNGSRKMAKISSQQELSGGNRQAQQQQQQQQQQSQQQGALTGGSGGAGVVSGPSTSDQTSPGTSSAYTSDSPSSYHNEEDEEEDAPEEGSDEQYRQICNMYTMYSMMNVGQTAEKVEALPDQVASESRNRIRVRQDLASLPAELINQIGNRCHPKLYDEGDPAEKLELVTGTNVYITRAQLMNCHVSAGTRHKVLLRRLLASFFDRNTLANSCGTGIRSSTNDPSRKPLDSRVLHAVKFYCQNFAPNFKESEMNAIAADMCTNARRVVRKSWIPKLKLLMAEGDTYTTFINDTGKMEPDIMGVEHSFETGSHDGDAGTSTEGLQ, from the exons atggCTCAGATTCTCCAGATGGAGATCCCCAACTTTGGTAACAGCATCCTGGAGTGCCTGAACGAGCAGCGATTGCAGGGCCTGTACTGTGACGTCTCGGTGGTGGTGAAGGGGCATGCCTTCAAGGCACACCGGGCTGTGCTGGCGGCCAGCAGCTGCTACTTCCGGGACCTTTTCAACAACAGCAAGAGCACGGTGGTGGAGCTTCCTGCTGCTGTGCAGCCCCAGTCCTTCCAGCAGATCCTCAGCTTCTGCTACACCGGCCGCCTCAGCATGAACGTAGGCGACCAGTTCCTGCTAATGTACACGGCTGGGTTCCTGCAGATCCAGGAGATCATGGAGAAGGGGACTGAGTTCTTCTTGAAGGTCAGCTCGCCCAGCTGCGATTCCCAAGGCTTGCACACCGAAGAGGCACCTTCCTCTGAGCCACAGAGCCCCGTGGCCCAGACCTCCACCTGGCCCTCTGGCAACACCCCCCTGCCCCTGGTCTCTCGCGTAAAGACAGAGCAGCAGGAGTCGGACTCTGTCCAGTGCACATTTGTGGTTAAGCGGCTCTGGGAAAGCAGCCAGAAGGAAGGGGGAGGTGGAGGCGGAGGTGGAGGCGGCAGTAACGGCAGCCGCAAAATGGCCAAGATCTCCTCGCAGCAGGAGCTGAGCGGGGGTAACCGacaggcgcagcagcagcagcagcaacagcaacagcagtctCAACAGCAGGGGGCGCtaacgggaggcagtggaggggcAGGCGTGGTCAGTGGCCCCAGCACATCAGACCAGACGAGCCCTGGTACCTCCAGTGCCTACACTAGTGACAGCCCCAGTTCCTACCACAATgaggaagacgaggaggaggacgCTCCCGAGGAGGGCTCTGACGAGCAGTACCGGCAGATCTGCAACATGTACACGATGTACAGCATGATGAATGTAGGCCAGacgg CAGAGAAAGTGGAAGCGCTGCCAGACCAGGTGGCCTCCGAGTCTCGCAACCGGATACGGGTGCGGCAGGATTTGGCTTCGCTGCCCGCTGAGCTCATCAACCAGATTGGGAACCGGTGCCACCCCAAGTTGTACGATGAGGGGGACCCAGCTGAGAAGCTGGAACTTGTGACAG GTACCAACGTGTACATCACCCGGGCACAGCTGATGAACTGTCATGTCAGTGCTGGGACACGACACAAAGTGCTTCTCAGACGACTACTAGCATCTTTCTTTGACCG GAACACCCTTGCCAACAGTTGTGGCACTGGAATCCGCTCCTCCACCAACGACCCTAGCCGGAAACCCCTCGACAGCCGGGTGCTGCATGCTGTGAAGT TTTATTGCCAGAACTTTGCCCCCAACTTCAAGGAGAGCGAGATGAATGCAATTGCTGCTGATATGTGCACGAACGCGCGGCGCGTTGTCCGCAAGAGCTGGATCCCCAAACTGAAACTACTGATGGCCGAGGGCGACACTTACACCACCTTCATCAATGACACTGGCAAGATGGAGCCAGACATCATGGGGGTGGAGCACAGCTTCGAGACGGGCAGCCATGACGGTGACGCAGGCACCTCCACCGAGGGCCTCCAGTAA